In Yarrowia lipolytica chromosome 1F, complete sequence, a genomic segment contains:
- a CDS encoding mitochondrial 54S ribosomal protein bL12m (Compare to YALI0F17556g, similar to Saccharomyces cerevisiae MNP1 (YGL068W); ancestral locus Anc_6.213, highly similar to uniprot|P53163 Saccharomyces cerevisiae YGL068W Putative 60S ribosomal protein L7/L12 homolog mitochondrial): MSALRMSLRVARVARVARVGVRFNSTAAPVDPKITAIVDQIAQLNLLETSSLVTELKSRLNIPDISFPAAGAAPAAAPAAAAEEAAPEPVEEKTIFNIKLESYDAKAKPKVIKEIKTLLGLSLVDAKKIVDAAPKMVKESVPKEDADKIKKVLEDLGAKITLE, encoded by the exons ATGTCTGCTCTTCGAATGTCTCTTCGAGTTGCTCGAGTCGCCCGTGTGGCTCGAGTTGGTGTTCG attCAACTCCACCGCCGCCCCCGTGGACCCCAAGATCACCGCTATTGTCGACCAGATTGCCCAGCTCAACCTGCTGGAAACCTCGTCTCTGGTGACCGAGCTCAAGAGCCGACTCAACATTCCCGATATCTCTTTCCCCGCCGCCGGAGCCGCCCCCGCCGCTGCAcctgccgctgctgccgaggaggccgcCCCCGAGCCcgtcgaggagaagaccatCTTCAACATCAAGCTGGAGTCATACGatgccaaggccaagccTAAGGtgatcaaggagatcaagaccCTGCTCGGTCTGTCTCTGGTcgacgccaagaagattgttGACGCCGCCCCCAAGATGGTCAAGGAGTCCGtccccaaggaggatgcCGACAAGATCAAAAAGGTGCTTGAGGATCTCGGCGCCA